The nucleotide window AATAATAATATAAAAAATTTATAGGTATATTATGTTTGATAAAAGCTTAATGGAGAATTTCGATTGGAAGCTCCTTTCAATTGTTTTTGGTATTTTTTTTATTGGTGTAATAACATTGTATAGCGCTGTAACAGCAGGAGGGATAGAATCTAATAAAATCTTATGCATTAAACAATTCGTTTGGTATATTATAGGGCTATTAGCCGCTTCTGTATCATTTATAATAAATTATAAAGTTTTTGAGAAATTTTCCCATGTAATTTATATTGTTTGTGTAGGCTTGTTAGTATTTGTTTTATTTTCTGGAAGAACTGCTGGTGGATCCCAAAGATGGATATCCATCGGATTTATATCTATTCAACCTTCGGAGTTTATAAAAATTGCTGTAATTATTATGCTGTCAAATTATTACGCAAAAAGGATTAATGTAAATGGGCTTTATATAAGGGAATTAGTGTATCCGATGTTTATTGTGTTTATACCAGTTGTCTTAATTTTAAAGCAGCCTGATTTAGGTACAGGTATGATGCTTGTATTAATAGCTGGCACTATTACAGTTTTTGCAAAAATAGAAAAAAAATCTTTTATAA belongs to Desulfobacterales bacterium and includes:
- the rodA gene encoding rod shape-determining protein RodA; translation: MFDKSLMENFDWKLLSIVFGIFFIGVITLYSAVTAGGIESNKILCIKQFVWYIIGLLAASVSFIINYKVFEKFSHVIYIVCVGLLVFVLFSGRTAGGSQRWISIGFISIQPSEFIKIAVIIMLSNYYAKRINVNGLYIRELVYPMFIVFIPVVLILKQPDLGTGMMLVLIAGTITVFAKIEKKSFITLFLIGVIALPSVWFVLKPYQRERILTFINPERDPLGAGYHIIQSKIAIGSGILYGKGYLKGTQNALSFLPEQHTDFIFSVLAEEWGFIGAIILFYLFLLLIIRGVNIAHESRDVFGTILCVGVTALIFWQVVINLGMVMGLFPVVGVPLPLISYGGSSVLTIMVCIGILMNVSIRRNSLE